The genomic DNA GTGGCCGGTCTTCTTGACGCGGTTGATGGTCTCCCCGACGTGGACCGGGAGGCGGATGGTGCGGCTCTGGTCTGAGATGGCGCGGGTGATGGCCTGCCGGATCCACCAGGTGGCGTACGTGGAGAACTTGTAGCCGCGCCGATACTCGAACTTGTCGACGGCCTTCATCAAGCCGATATTGCCTTCCTGGATCAGGTCCAGGAACTGCAGCCCGCGATTCGTGTACTTCTTGGCGATGGAGATCACCAGGCGGAGGTTGGCCTCCACCATTTCCTTCTTGGCCTGGGCCGCCTTCTGCTGGCCCTGCTTGATGACCGCCATCACGCGCTTGAGCTCGTCGGCCCGGGCGTTGGCCCGGCCCTCGGCCGCCTTCACCTCCTGCTGGGCCACCCAGATCTGTTGCTGCTTGAGGGTGGAGAATTTCTTGGCCGCCTTGAGGTGGAGGTCGCTGGCGCCGTTGCTCCCGTCGCCGTTGGCGCCGGGCTCGCGGAACGATACGTAGAGCAGGTTCTGCCGTTCCTCCTTGGACTTGGTGGCGCCGTTGGTCCACAGGTCGATGACTCGCTCGGCCCGCTCGATGTCCTCGACCAGGTCGCGGAGCCGTTGCACGAGCCCGCGCCGCGCCGCGTCCGGGTCCTCGCGGTCGATGATCTGGTTACCGATGTTGAGGCGGCGCAGCTTGTCCAGCACCTTGCGCTGCCGGTCGCCCGCCTGGTTCTCCAGGCGTTTCCAGGCGGGATCCTTGCCCCGCCCGCCCCGAGCCTTGCGCGTCGAGCGGCCCGACGACTTGGTCCGCAGCTTCTTGACCTTGGCGATGAGCTCGTCCCGCTCGCGCAGGAGCCGGTCCACGTTGGAGAAGGCCGCGATCACCTGGCGGGTGAGATCGGCCTCCTTCTCCTCGGTGAACTCCTCTTCGTTGACGTCGACGACCTCCTTGACCGAGATGTCGGTGCGGCGCAGCTGC from Candidatus Methylomirabilota bacterium includes the following:
- a CDS encoding sigma-70 family RNA polymerase sigma factor, translated to MSEEPKLEELDRLISMGKQKGFLTYDEVNDALPSDIVSLDQLDDIMLMFGSLDIEVVDSAKAARLPSEIQRAVPAEEPDEDGPDIDLSPGPVGRTEDPVRLYLREMGRVALLTREGEIALAKRIEEGKNQVANAILSTNLALERFRELREQLRRTDISVKEVVDVNEEEFTEEKEADLTRQVIAAFSNVDRLLRERDELIAKVKKLRTKSSGRSTRKARGGRGKDPAWKRLENQAGDRQRKVLDKLRRLNIGNQIIDREDPDAARRGLVQRLRDLVEDIERAERVIDLWTNGATKSKEERQNLLYVSFREPGANGDGSNGASDLHLKAAKKFSTLKQQQIWVAQQEVKAAEGRANARADELKRVMAVIKQGQQKAAQAKKEMVEANLRLVISIAKKYTNRGLQFLDLIQEGNIGLMKAVDKFEYRRGYKFSTYATWWIRQAITRAISDQSRTIRLPVHVGETINRVKKTGH